The Candidatus Aramenus sp. CH1 genome includes a region encoding these proteins:
- a CDS encoding GTP cyclohydrolase I, with amino-acid sequence METSINEEKLVEEISKRIREILELLGEDPNREGIRETPVRVAKALLDMTYGLRSPQPSIKVFKLRDEEGLNYDDEQLILAKDIQFSSLCEHHLLPFIGKIHIAYVVGEEARVAGFSKLIRIVNYYASRPQIQERLVNQIADAIMNSEIKPKGVIVIGNAIHMCVYVRGVKDKEAKLLSIATRGVFKKNRTLTNRVLRLLETSERSSSLI; translated from the coding sequence ATGGAGACATCAATAAACGAAGAAAAGCTAGTTGAAGAGATCTCGAAGAGGATAAGGGAGATCTTAGAACTTCTCGGAGAGGATCCGAACAGGGAGGGAATAAGGGAGACTCCAGTAAGGGTCGCCAAAGCATTGCTGGACATGACGTACGGACTTAGGAGTCCTCAGCCATCAATAAAGGTGTTCAAGCTTAGGGATGAAGAAGGGCTGAACTACGACGATGAGCAGTTGATACTTGCGAAGGATATACAGTTCTCGTCGCTATGTGAGCACCACCTCTTACCCTTCATAGGTAAGATACATATAGCCTACGTTGTTGGAGAGGAGGCAAGGGTAGCTGGGTTCAGTAAGCTGATAAGGATAGTTAACTACTACGCGTCGAGGCCCCAGATCCAAGAGAGACTTGTAAACCAGATTGCCGACGCCATAATGAACAGCGAGATAAAGCCAAAGGGGGTTATCGTGATAGGTAACGCTATCCATATGTGCGTATACGTAAGGGGAGTAAAGGACAAAGAGGCAAAGTTGCTTTCCATTGCCACTAGAGGAGTGTTCAAGAAGAACAGGACTTTGACTAACAGGGTTTTAAGGCTTCTTGAGACCTCGGAGAGAAGTTCAAGTTTAATATAA
- a CDS encoding 30S ribosomal protein S19e → MITVNMVPADVLINKVADYIKNNVREVKPPEWSYFAKTASFKERLPDDVDNWWYIRTASLMRKLYLNGPFGLSKAQVIYGGLKRRGTRPPRTARAPTHSARLILQQLEKAGLVVKTKEGRTLSPRGRSLLDKLAYEIFIDLADKNPSLKKYLE, encoded by the coding sequence ATGATCACGGTTAACATGGTTCCAGCAGACGTTCTGATTAACAAGGTCGCTGATTACATAAAGAACAACGTAAGGGAAGTTAAGCCTCCTGAATGGAGTTACTTTGCCAAGACGGCAAGCTTCAAGGAAAGACTGCCAGATGACGTCGACAACTGGTGGTACATAAGGACTGCTTCTTTAATGAGAAAACTGTACTTAAACGGTCCATTTGGCCTTAGTAAAGCTCAAGTAATCTACGGAGGTTTAAAGAGGAGGGGAACTCGTCCTCCTAGGACAGCTAGAGCTCCCACGCATTCGGCAAGACTGATACTACAGCAACTGGAGAAGGCTGGGTTAGTCGTGAAGACCAAGGAGGGAAGAACGCTCTCGCCTAGAGGAAGGTCGCTTTTAGACAAGTTAGCATACGAAATATTTATAGACTTGGCGGATAAGAATCCTTCTTTGAAGAAATACCTAGAGTGA
- a CDS encoding aminopeptidase P family protein codes for MRLDKLAKIVDKGCGAIFGNSNVFYFTGYSGAGALVYCDGVFTLLVPALEENRALDTKGVVVKVYYPAKIRGDIQYSSAMEALEKIAGNNPLSVDVSYMDVNTYMKLTSKFQIRDISQQVSSLRAVKDPEELENIKVAGEITSIAMKIAMERATEKVNEKQLSGLIDYTMKNEGAEDYAFPSIVASGENSAEPHHIPTNRVIREGDSVVVDIGAKFNGYCFDSTRTLLVKSYSEELRKVYEVVLEAQLEAIDSVTEGIKASEIDRIARKVIERSGFGKYFIHSTGHGVGIDVHESPYVSFNSNDVLKENMVITVEPGIYIKGKFGVRIEDTLIVTKGKPVVLETTYKLL; via the coding sequence ATGAGACTGGACAAGCTCGCTAAGATAGTAGATAAGGGTTGCGGAGCGATTTTCGGCAACTCTAACGTTTTCTACTTCACTGGGTACAGTGGAGCAGGTGCCCTCGTTTACTGTGACGGAGTCTTCACCCTACTTGTACCAGCCTTGGAGGAAAATAGGGCGCTGGACACAAAGGGAGTGGTGGTTAAGGTGTACTACCCTGCCAAGATAAGGGGGGACATACAGTACTCCTCGGCCATGGAGGCTCTCGAAAAGATAGCTGGCAATAACCCACTTTCGGTAGACGTAAGCTACATGGACGTCAATACCTACATGAAGCTGACCAGCAAGTTCCAGATAAGGGACATCTCGCAGCAGGTCTCCTCGCTAAGGGCTGTTAAGGATCCAGAGGAGCTGGAGAACATCAAGGTAGCAGGAGAGATAACATCTATTGCCATGAAGATAGCGATGGAAAGGGCTACGGAGAAGGTAAACGAGAAGCAGTTGTCTGGGTTGATAGACTACACAATGAAAAACGAAGGAGCTGAGGACTATGCCTTTCCTTCCATCGTGGCTTCTGGCGAAAACTCTGCAGAGCCCCACCACATTCCTACTAACAGGGTGATAAGGGAGGGAGACAGCGTGGTGGTGGACATCGGGGCAAAGTTCAACGGCTACTGCTTCGACAGTACTAGGACTCTCCTCGTGAAGTCCTATTCTGAGGAGCTCAGGAAGGTATACGAGGTCGTGTTGGAAGCTCAGTTAGAGGCAATAGACTCTGTAACTGAAGGAATTAAGGCATCTGAGATTGACAGGATAGCCAGGAAGGTGATAGAGAGGAGCGGATTCGGAAAATACTTTATCCACTCCACTGGCCACGGAGTTGGGATAGACGTCCACGAGAGTCCTTATGTTTCCTTTAACTCAAACGATGTACTAAAGGAGAATATGGTGATAACTGTGGAGCCCGGCATCTACATCAAGGGTAAGTTTGGAGTTAGAATTGAGGACACCTTGATAGTCACTAAGGGGAAGCCAGTAGTACTGGAGACCACTTATAAACTGTTGTGA
- the moaA gene encoding GTP 3',8-cyclase MoaA — translation MIDRYGRPLEDLRITLTHVCNFSCFFCHMEGEGLDKLQGLGLEDILLVAKVSREFGVRSVKLTGGEPTLRKDLLEVVGGIKGLGIGDVSMTTNGVLLGSLAEKLKEAGLDRVNVSLHAVSREKFRKITGVDAFDKVIYGIKRAVEVGLRPIKLNYVVNKKNEDEVFSFLELAQGLGVDEVHLIELHPVGLGKEYFSYHEGLGKIEEFLKRNSRRVEVRNKHFRPRYYLDGGLVVEVVKPYANPVFCAGCNRIRLTADGKLKTCLYRDDKVIDIRHAFDPSVDKREREELVRHAFQIAMSIREPNFKYIYETGQAR, via the coding sequence ATGATCGACAGGTACGGTAGGCCGTTGGAGGACTTGAGGATAACCCTAACCCACGTGTGCAACTTCTCGTGCTTCTTCTGTCACATGGAGGGGGAGGGGCTGGACAAGCTACAAGGGCTTGGACTGGAAGACATACTCCTAGTGGCCAAGGTCTCAAGGGAATTCGGAGTGAGGTCAGTAAAGCTGACCGGCGGGGAACCAACGCTTAGGAAGGATTTGCTTGAGGTCGTGGGGGGCATTAAGGGCCTAGGTATTGGGGACGTCTCGATGACCACAAACGGAGTCCTCTTGGGCAGTTTAGCAGAGAAGTTAAAGGAAGCGGGCCTTGACAGAGTTAACGTAAGCCTGCACGCCGTTAGCAGGGAGAAGTTCAGGAAAATAACTGGGGTAGATGCTTTCGACAAGGTGATATATGGAATAAAAAGGGCAGTAGAAGTGGGCTTGAGGCCGATTAAGCTGAACTACGTTGTCAACAAGAAGAACGAGGACGAGGTGTTCTCCTTCCTAGAGCTGGCCCAAGGACTTGGAGTGGACGAGGTACACTTGATTGAGCTCCACCCAGTGGGGCTGGGAAAGGAGTACTTCTCCTACCACGAGGGATTGGGAAAAATAGAGGAGTTCCTAAAGCGTAACTCGCGTAGGGTAGAGGTGAGGAACAAGCACTTTAGGCCAAGGTACTACTTGGACGGCGGGCTTGTCGTGGAGGTAGTGAAGCCTTACGCTAACCCGGTCTTCTGTGCTGGGTGTAACCGAATAAGGTTGACCGCTGACGGTAAGCTGAAGACGTGTCTGTACAGGGACGATAAGGTAATAGACATAAGACACGCTTTCGACCCTAGCGTGGACAAGAGGGAAAGGGAAGAGTTGGTCAGACACGCGTTTCAGATAGCAATGTCTATTAGGGAGCCAAACTTCAAGTACATATATGAGACTGGACAAGCTCGCTAA
- a CDS encoding serine/threonine protein kinase, which translates to MKLEEFFREVSAQSKVVRLEEGKYVKKCYGSGVSLKWYFILSIFKSYPFVGDPRERMGREIEFFTHNWNGVKVPRIVDFDYDEVCLLREFVDGRVPTSLDDVSKVGKALRHIHDSGFVMGDTKAENFLINDHVYVIDAEQSIRTDSKEYRGWDLAVFLLFLSYKYLYDLKDFERLTKSFLLAYSPDKSELLSINSLKNVTLLSLFPPMHLATVRKTIGELL; encoded by the coding sequence ATGAAATTGGAAGAGTTTTTCAGGGAGGTATCAGCCCAGTCTAAGGTTGTCAGGTTAGAGGAAGGCAAGTACGTCAAGAAGTGCTATGGCTCCGGCGTCTCTCTAAAGTGGTACTTTATCCTCTCCATTTTTAAGTCCTACCCCTTTGTTGGAGACCCAAGGGAGAGGATGGGGAGGGAAATAGAGTTCTTTACTCACAACTGGAACGGAGTTAAGGTTCCAAGGATCGTAGACTTCGATTACGACGAGGTGTGCCTACTGAGGGAGTTTGTTGACGGTAGGGTCCCCACTTCCCTTGATGACGTAAGTAAGGTGGGGAAAGCGCTAAGGCACATCCACGACTCAGGCTTCGTAATGGGGGACACAAAAGCGGAAAACTTCCTCATAAACGACCACGTCTACGTAATTGACGCAGAGCAGTCCATTAGGACTGACTCAAAGGAATACAGGGGGTGGGATCTGGCGGTCTTTCTCCTCTTCTTAAGCTATAAGTACTTGTACGACTTGAAGGACTTTGAGAGGTTAACTAAGTCCTTCTTACTAGCGTACTCTCCAGATAAAAGCGAGCTCTTAAGCATAAACAGCTTAAAAAACGTGACCTTACTTAGCCTCTTCCCCCCGATGCACCTAGCTACCGTTAGGAAAACTATTGGAGAACTTTTATAG
- a CDS encoding 50S ribosomal protein L31e — MKEKDNFEMVINLRKVIMGKRTNRARRALRIIRETVARHFGAEKVILDPVLASIIARNKEKVDSRVRVVVTKVGEKTFLVKYAVKEK, encoded by the coding sequence ATGAAGGAAAAGGACAACTTCGAAATGGTCATAAATTTGAGGAAGGTAATAATGGGAAAAAGGACGAATAGGGCAAGGAGGGCCCTACGCATAATAAGGGAGACTGTTGCTAGGCACTTCGGCGCGGAAAAGGTAATCTTGGACCCCGTGCTGGCGTCAATAATAGCAAGAAACAAGGAGAAGGTCGACTCAAGGGTCAGAGTGGTTGTTACAAAGGTTGGAGAAAAAACATTTTTAGTGAAATACGCAGTTAAAGAGAAATGA
- a CDS encoding DsrE/DsrF/DrsH-like family protein, with protein sequence MTKLTILIADDSFQKFYHALVLAIDGRALNWTVKCFVTSQAVILFTKKVRGRAKLKLGFLANLYVRRKMKDVGVQETEKLLMDAIREGVEFYVDEAGIKLAGFSKDDLLDGVKLSGAVTFLLEAKDSDLVVTL encoded by the coding sequence ATGACGAAACTCACAATCCTAATAGCGGACGACAGCTTCCAGAAGTTCTACCACGCACTAGTTTTAGCCATAGACGGCAGGGCACTCAATTGGACTGTGAAGTGCTTCGTGACGTCCCAAGCTGTTATCTTGTTCACGAAGAAGGTGAGGGGTAGAGCGAAGCTCAAGCTAGGTTTTCTAGCAAACCTATACGTAAGGAGGAAGATGAAAGACGTAGGGGTTCAGGAGACTGAGAAGTTGCTTATGGACGCTATAAGGGAGGGAGTGGAGTTTTACGTCGACGAGGCCGGGATTAAGCTAGCCGGTTTTAGCAAGGACGACCTGTTAGACGGAGTCAAGCTCTCGGGAGCCGTTACGTTCCTTTTGGAGGCAAAGGACTCGGATTTAGTTGTAACTTTATGA
- a CDS encoding sulfurtransferase TusA family protein: protein MKEIVVTEACPSGFIKIMDEWKKVKGEEEIIVRTPWGGMVEDLQNWCKETGNVFLGYEKKDNEVIIRLKLIRR from the coding sequence ATGAAGGAGATAGTGGTAACCGAGGCTTGTCCGTCCGGCTTTATAAAGATAATGGACGAGTGGAAAAAGGTGAAGGGGGAAGAGGAAATAATAGTTAGGACGCCGTGGGGAGGGATGGTGGAGGATCTCCAAAATTGGTGCAAGGAGACGGGAAACGTGTTTTTGGGTTACGAAAAGAAAGATAACGAAGTAATCATAAGACTAAAACTAATAAGAAGATAG
- a CDS encoding nicotinate phosphoribosyltransferase, translated as MRIYIPSEEEVLNGKITDVYFDRTLKTLTHLGIKDARVRMEVHSYGLPTGYSWAVFAGLEEVLKMFEGKPVDVYAMPEGTLFKEIEPVMIIEGNYLDFGIYETAFLGILRHESSIATKAARLKSLALDKLMIFFGLRALHPAVSVVADRSAYIGGMDAVSGLMSKDYLGLEPSGTMPHALMLIVGEDEKAWKAFDEAMPPFVPRIALVDTFEDERFASLKAAKLLGDRLYGVRLDTPSSRRGNFKKIVQEVRWTLDINGYRNAKIIVSGGIDEEDVIALKDYVDGFGIGTSIAFPPSVDFSADIVEKFVDGRWIPFTKRGKWPGAKQVWRCGGLNDRITLLEEKVEGCRPLLKKYMENGKIIERLPSIHEIRKYVLDQLKEISEVNR; from the coding sequence ATGAGGATCTACATACCTTCTGAAGAGGAGGTTTTGAACGGGAAGATAACTGACGTTTACTTTGACAGGACTTTAAAGACCTTAACTCACCTCGGAATAAAGGACGCTAGGGTAAGGATGGAGGTTCACTCATACGGACTTCCCACGGGCTACTCGTGGGCCGTTTTTGCGGGGCTAGAGGAAGTCCTCAAGATGTTCGAGGGTAAGCCAGTTGACGTCTACGCAATGCCAGAGGGTACCTTGTTTAAGGAAATTGAGCCCGTCATGATAATCGAGGGGAACTACTTGGACTTCGGCATTTACGAGACAGCGTTCTTGGGGATATTGAGGCATGAGAGCAGTATAGCGACCAAGGCAGCTAGGCTAAAATCGTTGGCTTTAGATAAACTTATGATATTCTTTGGCTTGAGGGCACTTCACCCTGCAGTCTCCGTAGTGGCGGATAGGTCTGCCTACATAGGGGGCATGGACGCTGTATCGGGATTGATGAGTAAGGATTACTTGGGACTAGAACCCTCAGGTACCATGCCTCACGCGCTTATGCTCATAGTTGGCGAGGACGAGAAGGCGTGGAAGGCCTTTGACGAGGCAATGCCCCCCTTTGTTCCAAGGATAGCCCTAGTTGACACCTTCGAGGACGAGAGGTTCGCCTCCCTTAAGGCGGCGAAGCTTTTGGGCGATAGGCTATACGGAGTTAGGCTTGACACTCCTTCCAGCAGGAGGGGTAACTTCAAGAAGATAGTCCAGGAAGTAAGGTGGACTTTGGACATAAACGGGTATAGGAACGCGAAGATAATAGTGAGTGGTGGAATAGACGAAGAAGACGTCATAGCCCTTAAGGACTACGTTGACGGGTTCGGAATAGGAACTAGCATAGCGTTCCCTCCAAGCGTGGACTTCAGCGCGGACATTGTGGAGAAGTTTGTTGACGGCAGGTGGATCCCATTCACCAAGAGAGGAAAGTGGCCTGGAGCCAAGCAGGTATGGAGGTGCGGAGGACTAAACGACAGGATAACCCTGCTCGAGGAGAAGGTAGAGGGCTGCAGGCCTTTACTCAAGAAGTACATGGAAAACGGGAAAATAATAGAGAGACTGCCATCTATTCACGAGATCAGAAAATACGTCCTAGATCAGCTCAAGGAGATCTCGGAAGTCAATCGATAA
- a CDS encoding DNA-binding protein yields the protein MSSSDEYEDQELQELLRRRAEAESKRAAEEQRRKAELEARKEAILRVILTPEARQRLNNVKLVRPEIASSLEDQLIALAQAGRIQVPITDDELKEILAQIANQNKRDFKIQIRERGWK from the coding sequence ATGTCTTCCTCGGACGAGTACGAAGACCAGGAGCTTCAGGAATTGTTGAGGAGGAGGGCAGAAGCTGAGAGCAAGAGAGCAGCGGAAGAGCAGCGCAGAAAGGCTGAGTTAGAGGCTAGAAAGGAGGCAATACTTAGGGTCATCTTGACGCCTGAGGCTAGGCAAAGGCTAAACAACGTAAAGCTAGTGAGGCCAGAGATCGCTTCCTCCCTAGAAGACCAGCTCATAGCCCTAGCTCAAGCTGGCAGGATCCAAGTGCCCATTACCGACGATGAGCTAAAGGAGATACTTGCCCAAATAGCCAATCAAAATAAAAGGGACTTCAAAATACAGATCAGGGAAAGGGGATGGAAATGA
- a CDS encoding phosphate uptake regulator PhoU, translating into MEVRRVQKFGKSTLMVSLPAEWVKEVGLNPGESIYLEVDEDGSLKVYPPNLKSENASKEVKVVVKSTSPADLAGRTVYSLYVLGYDKITVESSNGPLNEEILRKVKDAVRSLIGLEIISQDLTTIQIQSFLDPTKYNMNSLINRLSNTLKQMLHYLNLGIKEASRTFLQEVVELEKEVDRLYYLSLRQLLIAQVNRSLAYMIGVKRIQIVGNRILMKAIEEAADEISDAANDLLSLHPEDLEAIKSSWDKIDMLIDQTSVVIDHVIKVLGKEDVKLVNEVIDELETLRRVLITEAIGIEEKIGKLNSQRALVVTRTLNLRLYNAIRRMEPIAEIAFNRSIENLKEIVID; encoded by the coding sequence ATGGAAGTTAGAAGAGTACAAAAATTTGGAAAGTCGACGTTGATGGTTTCCCTCCCTGCCGAGTGGGTAAAGGAGGTTGGCTTAAACCCAGGGGAGAGCATATACCTAGAAGTGGACGAAGACGGTAGCCTAAAGGTGTACCCGCCAAACCTAAAGTCAGAAAACGCGTCGAAGGAGGTAAAAGTGGTTGTAAAGTCTACCTCTCCCGCTGATCTGGCGGGGAGGACGGTATACAGCTTGTACGTGCTGGGCTACGACAAGATAACAGTAGAGTCGTCCAACGGTCCGCTTAATGAGGAGATCTTGAGGAAAGTTAAGGACGCTGTGAGGAGCTTGATAGGCCTAGAGATAATATCCCAAGACCTCACTACCATACAGATTCAGTCCTTCCTAGACCCGACAAAGTACAACATGAACAGCTTGATAAATAGGCTGAGTAACACGCTAAAGCAGATGCTCCACTACTTGAACTTAGGGATAAAAGAGGCTAGCAGGACGTTCTTGCAGGAAGTAGTGGAACTGGAAAAGGAAGTGGATAGGCTGTATTACCTTTCCTTGAGGCAGTTGCTGATAGCGCAAGTAAATAGAAGCCTAGCTTACATGATAGGAGTGAAGAGGATACAGATAGTGGGGAACAGAATACTGATGAAGGCAATAGAGGAAGCTGCGGACGAGATAAGCGACGCTGCAAACGACTTGCTGTCCCTGCATCCGGAGGACCTAGAGGCGATTAAGAGCTCTTGGGACAAGATTGACATGCTCATAGACCAGACGTCGGTAGTGATCGACCACGTGATAAAGGTCCTAGGTAAGGAAGACGTAAAGCTGGTAAATGAGGTAATAGACGAGCTGGAGACGTTGAGGCGCGTCCTGATAACCGAGGCAATAGGGATAGAGGAAAAGATAGGGAAACTCAACTCCCAGAGGGCCCTCGTAGTGACTAGGACGCTTAACCTAAGGCTGTACAACGCGATTAGGAGGATGGAACCAATAGCTGAGATAGCGTTTAACAGGAGCATAGAGAACTTAAAAGAGATAGTTATCGATTGA
- a CDS encoding PLP-dependent cysteine synthase family protein — protein sequence MSREYHVFENPIELLEGMWPTPLLKLSLGKELWAKLEFYNPFSKSIKDRTAWYLFKQALESGKEEVTEATSGNVGVSLSAFSAIFSRKFTAFIPSLAPKTFKVAMKVLGANVIQAGSSTNELLPLVKKYSSMTSALHLDQFSNPLNVKAHYETTAREIDEQLKSVGRRVERIIATAGTGGHLTGLSKYFKERYPDVEVIGVQPAKGSRIPGIKRQEGDGFVSQASVDRIMDITLEEAFEGVKKVAKSSGILIGLSAGATVAAYEKIADERVTVLVFPDDMFKYIDEIAEMLDIK from the coding sequence GTGTCAAGGGAGTACCACGTATTCGAGAACCCCATAGAGCTACTAGAGGGGATGTGGCCAACCCCTCTCCTAAAGTTAAGCCTAGGAAAGGAGTTGTGGGCGAAACTGGAGTTCTATAACCCTTTTAGCAAGAGCATCAAGGACAGGACAGCGTGGTACCTATTTAAGCAAGCGTTGGAGAGCGGGAAGGAAGAAGTAACCGAGGCAACTTCTGGAAACGTTGGCGTCTCCCTGTCGGCTTTTTCTGCAATATTCAGCAGGAAGTTTACAGCTTTTATTCCATCGCTTGCCCCGAAGACCTTTAAGGTCGCTATGAAGGTCTTGGGCGCCAACGTAATCCAGGCAGGTAGTAGCACAAACGAGCTGTTGCCCTTGGTGAAGAAGTACTCCTCCATGACCTCAGCTCTCCACCTAGACCAGTTCTCCAATCCGTTAAACGTTAAGGCCCACTACGAGACTACAGCAAGGGAGATAGACGAACAGCTGAAGTCAGTTGGAAGGAGGGTGGAGAGGATCATTGCCACTGCGGGAACTGGCGGTCACTTAACCGGGCTATCCAAGTACTTTAAGGAGCGTTACCCAGACGTGGAGGTAATAGGCGTTCAACCTGCCAAGGGGAGCAGGATACCGGGGATAAAGAGGCAGGAAGGGGATGGATTTGTCTCTCAAGCCTCTGTAGACAGAATTATGGACATCACGTTGGAGGAGGCGTTTGAGGGGGTAAAGAAAGTGGCCAAGAGTTCCGGGATACTGATAGGGCTTAGTGCAGGCGCTACTGTAGCCGCTTACGAGAAAATAGCTGACGAAAGGGTCACGGTGCTAGTATTCCCAGATGACATGTTCAAGTACATTGACGAGATAGCGGAAATGCTGGACATAAAATAA
- a CDS encoding DUF711 family protein, with protein MQIRAITLMLSSLSKEKVEHYEKKLKEVKNAWTKRISFPESDLSVSRLIEMLPQDREILVSLCGLREKDSRLNDVVDALRSDDNVFCNVLVRTIEGAKEVAKLLTKLEPEEATRFAVLINDDFLNTPYFPASTSNVVVDSFALALLYVKDYSKGETSKAFQTANQYGYEVSKILKARFLGIDISLSPWMEESVGEIIEMRSGKIFSLGNTWAVGEVNREIFAEAWKSRITPIGFSETMLPVAEDNVLRERVLEGSLTLSNLFQLTFSCASGIDMVGVREDRELFENLIKDSIAIQFVKRRPYAIRIIPVRGEESIKTEMFGIIPSIKVV; from the coding sequence GTGCAGATAAGGGCAATCACGCTGATGCTTTCGTCCTTGAGCAAGGAAAAGGTGGAACACTACGAAAAGAAGCTTAAGGAAGTTAAGAACGCGTGGACTAAGAGGATCTCGTTCCCCGAGAGCGACCTTAGCGTCTCCAGACTAATTGAGATGCTCCCACAAGACAGAGAAATACTTGTTAGCTTGTGCGGTCTCAGGGAGAAAGACAGCAGATTAAACGATGTAGTGGACGCATTGAGGTCAGACGACAACGTCTTCTGCAATGTGCTAGTTAGGACTATTGAGGGGGCTAAGGAAGTGGCCAAGCTGCTTACCAAGCTGGAGCCAGAAGAGGCTACTAGGTTCGCAGTCCTCATCAACGACGACTTCTTGAACACACCTTATTTCCCTGCCTCCACCTCAAACGTGGTGGTAGACTCGTTTGCCTTAGCCCTGCTTTACGTCAAGGACTACTCTAAGGGAGAGACCTCTAAGGCCTTTCAGACGGCAAACCAGTACGGCTACGAAGTCTCAAAGATCTTGAAGGCCAGATTCCTTGGGATAGACATCTCCTTGTCCCCTTGGATGGAGGAGAGCGTGGGAGAAATAATAGAGATGAGGAGCGGAAAAATATTTTCCCTTGGCAACACGTGGGCGGTTGGAGAGGTAAATAGGGAGATCTTTGCTGAGGCGTGGAAGTCAAGGATAACGCCCATAGGCTTCTCCGAGACAATGTTGCCCGTAGCCGAGGACAACGTGTTAAGGGAAAGGGTACTGGAGGGCTCCCTTACACTTTCGAACCTCTTCCAGCTGACCTTCTCTTGTGCCTCTGGGATAGACATGGTGGGAGTAAGAGAGGACAGGGAGCTCTTTGAAAACCTAATAAAAGATTCAATAGCTATTCAATTCGTAAAAAGAAGACCTTATGCTATCAGAATAATACCCGTTAGAGGTGAGGAAAGTATAAAAACGGAAATGTTTGGGATAATACCAAGCATTAAAGTAGTATAG
- a CDS encoding 50S ribosomal protein L39e yields MSRNKPAGKKNRLARALKSNSPVPAWVVIRTNGKFRLNPIRRDWRRNDLKV; encoded by the coding sequence ATGAGCAGGAACAAGCCAGCTGGAAAAAAGAACAGATTGGCAAGGGCATTAAAGTCGAACAGCCCCGTTCCAGCATGGGTGGTTATCAGGACAAATGGCAAATTTAGGTTAAACCCCATTAGGAGGGATTGGAGGAGAAACGACCTAAAGGTGTAA